In Myxocyprinus asiaticus isolate MX2 ecotype Aquarium Trade chromosome 8, UBuf_Myxa_2, whole genome shotgun sequence, a single genomic region encodes these proteins:
- the LOC127445089 gene encoding heart- and neural crest derivatives-expressed protein 2-like encodes MSLVGGFPHHPAMHHDGYSFAAAAAASRCHEESPYFHGWLISHSEMSPPDYSMAPSYSPDYSTGAPGLDHSHYGGVPGAGAIGMGPRTVKRRPTANRKERRRTQSINSAFAELRECIPNVPADTKLSKIKTLRLATSYIAYLMDILDKDDQNGEAEAFKAEFKKIDAKEDRRKKEMNDVLKSSGSSNDKKTKGRTGWPQHVWALELKQ; translated from the exons ATGAGTTTAGTTGGAGGTTTTCCCCACCACCCGGCGATGCATCATGACGGCTATTCCTTCGCTGCTGCAGCAGCCGCCAGTCGCTGTCACGAAGAAAGTCCCTATTTCCATGGGTGGCTTATTAGCCATTCTGAGATGTCTCCTCCAGACTACTCTATGGCACCTTCGTACAGTCCCGATTACTCAACCGGAGCCCCCGGGCTCGACCACTCGCACTACGGAGGAGTACCGGGGGCTGGCGCCATTGGAATGGGGCCCCGCACGGTGAAACGTAGACCCACGGCAAACCGAAAGGAGAGGCGCAGGACTCAGAGCATCAACAGCGCATTCGCAGAACTCAGGGAATGCATTCCCAACGTGCCCGCGGATACGAAGCTGTCCAAAATCAAAACCCTGCGCTTGGCCACCAGTTATATTGCTTACCTAATGGACATTCTGGACAAAGACGATCAGAACGGGGAAGCAGAGGCCTTCAAAGCGGAATTCAAAAAGATAGACGCCAAAGAAGACAGGCGAAAGAAGGAAATG AACGACGTTTTGAAAAGTTCAGGGAGCAGCAATGACAAGAAAACCAAAGGGAGAACTGGTTGGCCGCAGCATGTCTGGGCACTGGAACTGAAGCAATGA